One window of the Lates calcarifer isolate ASB-BC8 unplaced genomic scaffold, TLL_Latcal_v3 _unitig_2017_quiver_672, whole genome shotgun sequence genome contains the following:
- the LOC108891774 gene encoding growth arrest and DNA damage-inducible protein GADD45 beta, giving the protein MTLEEVVGSNSTEKKMETVSQALEELLVAAQRQDCLTVGVYESAKLMNVDPDSVVLCVLATDEEDLDDIALQIHFTLLQAFCCDNDINILRVSGVRRLAQVLEEDTEDGNGNEPRDLHCILVTNPPVQPLQCQALQDVSSFCEESRCRNQWVPSLELQDR; this is encoded by the exons CTCTGGAGGAAGTGGTCGGATccaacagcacagagaaaaa gatggAGACGGTGAGTcaggctctggaggagctgctggtcGCGGCTCAGCGGCAGGACTGTCTCACGGTGGGGGTCTACGAGTCCGCCAAGCTCATGAATGT AGACCCGGACAGCGTGGTCCTGTGCGTCCTCGCCACAGATGAGGAGGACCTGGACGACATCGCGCTGCAGATCCACTTCACGCTGCTTCAGGCTTTCTGCTGCGACAACGACATCAACATCCTGCGCGTGTCCGGGGTCCGGCGCCTGGCGCAGGTCCTGGAGGAGGACACCGAGGACGGCAACGGCAACGAGCCGCGAGACCTGCACTGCATCCTGGTCACG AACCCTCCGGTCCAGCCTCTGCAGTGCCAGGCCCTGCAGGACGTCAGCAGCTTCTGTGAGGAGAGCCGCTGCAGGAACCAGTGGGTCCCCAGCCTGGAGCTGCAGGACCGCTGA